The Rhizobium sp. BG4 genomic sequence CGCTCGACGACGCGGCCCATATCCGGTCGCTTCGGATCGTCTTCCTTCGAGGAGATCGTCACGCGAGTGCGGATCGTATCGCCGATATGGACGGGGCGGACGAAGCGCAGGCGGTCGTAGCCGTAGGAGAAGGCGACCGGGTTGATGAGCGTCGCCGTCAGCCCGACGCCGATCGAGAACACCATCGTGCCATGGGCGATCCGCTGGCCGCCGGGCATCGTCTTGGCGAATTCGGCATCCATGTGATGCGGAAAGAAATCGCCGGTATGCCCGGCATGGACCACGAAGTCGGTTTCGGTGATCGTGCGTCCCGTCGTCGTGCGAACGGCGTTCAGCGCGTAGTCTTCGTAATGGATGGTCTGTTCGGACACGGGATCACTCCTTCGGCAGCGGGCTCAGCGGCGTCGCCGGGCTCGCGCTCGATTGATAGGCGGCTTCGACAAGCGCCATCGTTTGCCATCCGTCCTCGACGGATCCGATGAGCGCATCGTCTTCGCCGGAGGCAAAGCGCTGCAGGTTTGCCATGCGGTTGGCAAAGGCATCCGGGAACCAGGTTCCGTCGAGCGGCACCGAGACCCAATCATCGGCGCCATTGGCCTTGATCCAGAGTTCGTCCGGCTCGCCGCGCGGATAGTCGAGATTGACGCCGAGCTTCAGATAGGCAGCACCCTTCGTTCCGCAAATACGGAATTCGCAGGCCTGGAACCGGCGCCCGAAATCGTGGTCGTGATTGATCGACAGCGCGCACCGGATCCTGTCGCCATAGTCGAGGATCGCGGCGGTGCGCGTCTGCGCCACCTCATGGTTCGGATGGCCGATGGTCTTGGCGTGGACGCCGAGCGGATTGCCGAGCAGGTCCCTGACGACATCGAGATAATGGATCGAGTGCATGGCGATCTCGATGCGCGGCAGTCCCTTGAGGAACGGCCAGAGACCCCACGGGGTCGCCAGCGCCAGCCATGCGTCGAAATCGACGACCTCGCCGAGATGCCCCCTGGCGATCGCATCCTTCAGCGCCAGCATCATCGGCGCGAAGCGCAGCTGGAAATTGACGGCGGCCTTTATCCTCCGGGAACGGCAGAGCGACAGGATTTCCGTCGCTTCCTGCAGATTGCTGCCCATCGGCTTTTGCAGCAGCGCGAAGGACCCTTCCGGCAGCTTCGACAGGATTGCGGCATGGGCAGCGGGCGGGGTCGCCAGATCGAAGATCGCGCCTTCGGTCTTGAGCGCGTCGTCTTCAGAGGTGAAGGCGACCGTGCCCCATTGCTCGGCGAGTGCGCTCGCCTTGGCATGATTGGGATCGAAGATGCCTGCGACGGGAAACCCGGCCTTCCTGTAAGCCGGAAGGTGCGCGTCGCCGACGATGCTTCCGGCCCCGAAGATCACGATCGGGCGCGGCTTGGCGGGGCGCGGCCATGATTGCCGCAGACGGCTTGGATCGAAGGCCTCAGTCATGATGGAAGACCTCCTCCATCATCGCCCACCATTC encodes the following:
- a CDS encoding MaoC family dehydratase, with the protein product MSEQTIHYEDYALNAVRTTTGRTITETDFVVHAGHTGDFFPHHMDAEFAKTMPGGQRIAHGTMVFSIGVGLTATLINPVAFSYGYDRLRFVRPVHIGDTIRTRVTISSKEDDPKRPDMGRVVERCEVLNQRNEVVLAADHILLVERKQKQG
- a CDS encoding Gfo/Idh/MocA family oxidoreductase, whose product is MTEAFDPSRLRQSWPRPAKPRPIVIFGAGSIVGDAHLPAYRKAGFPVAGIFDPNHAKASALAEQWGTVAFTSEDDALKTEGAIFDLATPPAAHAAILSKLPEGSFALLQKPMGSNLQEATEILSLCRSRRIKAAVNFQLRFAPMMLALKDAIARGHLGEVVDFDAWLALATPWGLWPFLKGLPRIEIAMHSIHYLDVVRDLLGNPLGVHAKTIGHPNHEVAQTRTAAILDYGDRIRCALSINHDHDFGRRFQACEFRICGTKGAAYLKLGVNLDYPRGEPDELWIKANGADDWVSVPLDGTWFPDAFANRMANLQRFASGEDDALIGSVEDGWQTMALVEAAYQSSASPATPLSPLPKE